Proteins co-encoded in one Listeria ivanovii subsp. ivanovii genomic window:
- a CDS encoding YihY/virulence factor BrkB family protein: protein MWKKALKYVKHSSVFQVGQTVSGRIGRNDVSGNAAQLAYYMLFSIFPMMLIAATLLAYMHIDKDSVFNMLKEFAPEQILDFLEENLNTLLTQKNGGLLSIGIIATLWSASNGMNAVMKSLNKAYGVTNKRNYVMQRLLSMLFTIAMLATVGVTLLLIVFGQQIGLFLTNHLNFSEDFLGFWNNLRWTVTLIVIFVVFTFLYWVAPNRRSTLISVLPGAIFSTVGWTSASAGFAFYVNNFANYSATYGSIGVIIILMLWFYLTGIILMVGGELNATLAIRKKKKQLGEIN from the coding sequence GTGTGGAAAAAAGCATTAAAATATGTAAAGCATAGTAGTGTTTTTCAAGTTGGCCAAACGGTAAGCGGGAGAATCGGCCGAAATGATGTATCTGGAAACGCAGCACAATTAGCCTATTATATGTTGTTTTCGATATTTCCGATGATGTTAATTGCAGCAACACTACTTGCTTACATGCATATTGATAAAGATTCTGTTTTTAATATGCTAAAAGAGTTTGCTCCAGAACAGATTTTAGACTTTTTAGAAGAAAATTTAAACACGCTTTTAACCCAGAAAAATGGAGGATTGTTATCTATCGGGATCATTGCGACTTTATGGTCAGCATCTAATGGTATGAATGCCGTTATGAAATCGCTCAATAAAGCCTATGGTGTAACGAATAAACGCAACTATGTGATGCAGCGCTTATTATCAATGCTTTTTACGATTGCCATGCTCGCAACTGTTGGAGTAACGTTGCTCTTAATTGTTTTTGGACAACAAATTGGCTTATTTTTAACTAACCATTTGAATTTCTCAGAAGATTTTCTGGGCTTTTGGAATAATCTTCGGTGGACGGTTACATTGATTGTTATTTTTGTCGTATTTACTTTTTTATATTGGGTGGCTCCAAATCGGCGCAGTACATTAATAAGTGTACTTCCAGGTGCGATATTTTCAACAGTGGGTTGGACCAGTGCATCAGCCGGATTTGCTTTCTATGTCAATAATTTCGCTAATTACTCCGCAACATATGGTAGCATCGGAGTAATTATTATCTTGATGTTATGGTTTTATTTAACGGGAATTATTCTTATGGTGGGTGGAGAGCTCAATGCAACCCTCGCAATTAGGAAAAAGAAAAAGCAACTAGGGGAAATAAATTAA
- a CDS encoding DUF1128 domain-containing protein yields MNLETPSQENLNFMLTEITTKLKMVNVGVFENIPLDSVDYNALTEIYQLIKRKSNFSPREMQLFAEELRRIRK; encoded by the coding sequence ATGAATCTTGAAACCCCTTCACAGGAAAACTTGAATTTTATGTTAACCGAAATCACGACTAAATTAAAAATGGTAAATGTTGGCGTTTTTGAAAATATCCCACTTGACTCCGTTGATTATAACGCACTTACTGAGATTTATCAGCTAATTAAACGTAAATCCAATTTTAGCCCGCGTGAAATGCAATTATTTGCAGAAGAACTTCGCCGGATTAGAAAATAA
- a CDS encoding aminoglycoside N(3)-acetyltransferase: MGEKMAIWRTKKPYTTKKIVSDMERAGIAKGDTIIFHASMSKAHWICGGAVAVILALQEAVGENGNIVMPAQTGQLTDPAKWENPPVPESWWKIIRAETPPFDPFVTPTRGMGVIAETFRSMPDVSRSFHPYHSFCAWGKDKRWIVHNQPLAESLGDDSPLGKLYQLSAKIILFGVENNNNTSLHLAEERSNVFPLVENQAAFLENSAIIWKKYQEIDYDSEAFIALGRAYEKEMNFHPTTVAGAPTKIYDMCDLIDFGTNYFQTKNH, encoded by the coding sequence ATGGGAGAAAAAATGGCCATTTGGCGGACAAAAAAACCATATACAACGAAAAAAATTGTGTCAGACATGGAACGTGCTGGGATAGCAAAAGGCGATACGATTATTTTTCATGCTTCCATGTCAAAAGCACATTGGATTTGTGGCGGGGCAGTGGCGGTTATTTTGGCACTTCAAGAAGCGGTCGGTGAAAACGGTAATATTGTAATGCCAGCACAAACAGGGCAATTAACTGATCCAGCTAAGTGGGAAAACCCGCCAGTTCCAGAAAGCTGGTGGAAAATTATCCGCGCGGAAACACCACCATTTGATCCATTCGTAACACCAACTAGAGGCATGGGAGTTATTGCAGAAACTTTTCGATCGATGCCTGATGTGTCACGGAGTTTTCATCCGTACCATTCTTTTTGTGCTTGGGGTAAAGATAAAAGATGGATAGTACATAACCAACCACTTGCAGAGAGCTTAGGAGATGATTCGCCTCTAGGAAAGTTATATCAACTCTCGGCAAAAATTATTTTGTTTGGTGTCGAGAACAATAACAATACATCACTACATTTGGCAGAAGAACGTTCGAACGTTTTCCCGCTGGTGGAAAATCAAGCCGCTTTCCTAGAGAATAGTGCTATTATCTGGAAAAAGTATCAAGAAATTGACTATGATAGTGAAGCCTTTATCGCGCTAGGTCGAGCCTATGAAAAAGAAATGAATTTCCATCCGACAACGGTTGCAGGTGCACCAACCAAAATTTATGATATGTGTGATTTAATTGATTTTGGAACCAATTATTTTCAAACAAAAAACCACTGA
- the map gene encoding type I methionyl aminopeptidase, with amino-acid sequence MITLKSRREIDEMKEAGKILANTHKEIKKIIKPGITTWDLEVFTEEYLRKNGATPEQKGFEGYEYAICASINDEICHGFPRKQKLNEGDIVTVDMVVNYRGALADSAWTYAVGEIPDDVKHLMDVTHKALYLGIEQAKVGSRIGDIGHAIQTYVETENLAVVREFIGHGVGPTLHEKPDVPHFGAAGKGPRLKEGMVITIEPMVNMGAWKAKMDDNGWTARTVDGSLSAQYEHTLAITQDGPEILTYQGEND; translated from the coding sequence ATGATTACACTTAAATCGAGACGCGAAATAGATGAAATGAAAGAAGCAGGAAAAATTTTAGCAAACACACATAAAGAAATTAAAAAAATCATCAAACCTGGTATTACTACTTGGGATTTAGAAGTTTTTACCGAAGAATATTTACGTAAAAACGGAGCGACTCCTGAGCAAAAAGGTTTTGAAGGATATGAGTATGCGATTTGTGCCAGTATCAATGACGAAATTTGTCATGGTTTCCCCCGCAAACAAAAACTAAATGAAGGAGACATTGTCACGGTAGATATGGTTGTTAACTATCGCGGGGCCCTTGCTGATTCTGCTTGGACTTATGCAGTTGGCGAAATTCCAGATGATGTAAAGCATTTAATGGATGTAACGCATAAAGCACTTTACTTAGGAATTGAGCAAGCAAAAGTCGGCTCAAGAATTGGCGATATTGGTCATGCGATTCAAACGTATGTCGAAACGGAAAATCTTGCCGTTGTTCGCGAATTTATTGGTCATGGGGTTGGACCAACGTTACATGAAAAACCAGATGTACCTCATTTTGGTGCTGCTGGAAAAGGACCACGTTTGAAAGAAGGTATGGTTATTACTATCGAACCAATGGTCAACATGGGCGCATGGAAAGCGAAAATGGACGACAATGGCTGGACGGCGAGAACAGTGGATGGTTCTCTTTCTGCTCAATATGAACACACACTTGCAATTACACAGGACGGCCCAGAAATTTTAACATATCAAGGTGAAAATGATTAA